One Psychrobacillus glaciei genomic region harbors:
- the gmd gene encoding GDP-mannose 4,6-dehydratase, with protein MRKALITGITGQDGSYLAELLLEKGYKVYGLVRRTSTPIMVNIEHIKDEIELVSGDITDLSSLIRIIEQTQPDEVYNLAAQSFVGTSWEQPILTGNITGLAVTNMLEAVRIAKPDARFYQASSSEMFGKVVETPQKETTPFYPRSPYGVAKLYGHWITVNYRESFNMYTCSGILFNHESPRRGVEFVTRKITDAVARIKLGLATELRLGNLDAKRDWGFAGDYVRAMWLMLQQDSPNDYVISTGETHTVQEFVEIAFGHVGLNWKDYVVIDPKFVRPAEVELLLGDCSKAKTELGWNLDVSFELLIRMMVDEDIKINENLAK; from the coding sequence TTGAGAAAAGCTTTAATTACAGGTATCACAGGTCAAGATGGATCGTATTTAGCTGAATTGTTATTAGAAAAAGGGTATAAAGTATATGGCTTAGTGAGAAGAACAAGTACACCGATTATGGTGAATATTGAACATATTAAAGATGAAATTGAGTTAGTTTCAGGGGACATTACAGATCTATCTTCGTTGATTCGAATTATCGAACAAACTCAACCTGATGAAGTATACAACCTTGCTGCGCAATCTTTTGTTGGGACATCATGGGAACAACCAATATTAACAGGTAATATAACTGGCTTAGCTGTAACAAATATGTTAGAGGCAGTAAGAATTGCTAAACCAGATGCAAGATTTTATCAGGCATCGTCTTCTGAAATGTTTGGTAAAGTTGTTGAAACACCGCAAAAAGAAACAACACCTTTCTATCCCAGAAGTCCTTACGGAGTAGCAAAGCTTTATGGCCATTGGATTACTGTGAATTACCGTGAAAGCTTCAATATGTACACATGTTCAGGGATCTTGTTTAATCATGAGTCTCCTAGACGCGGTGTAGAATTTGTAACACGCAAAATTACAGATGCTGTTGCTCGTATTAAGCTAGGGCTAGCAACTGAATTAAGATTAGGAAATTTAGACGCGAAACGCGACTGGGGATTTGCAGGGGATTACGTACGTGCTATGTGGTTAATGTTACAACAAGATTCACCAAATGATTATGTTATTTCTACAGGGGAAACACATACAGTTCAAGAGTTTGTAGAAATTGCATTCGGACATGTTGGGTTGAATTGGAAAGATTATGTTGTGATTGATCCCAAATTTGTTCGTCCAGCTGAAGTAGAACTTTTACTTGGTGATTGTTCAAAGGCTAAAACAGAATTAGGATGGAACCTTGACGTATCATTCGAACTGCTCATTAGAATGATGGTTGATGAAGATATAAAAATAAATGAGAATCTTGCTAAGTAA
- a CDS encoding GDP-mannose 4,6-dehydratase produces MRALITGVMGFVGKYLAEHLLSQGIEVWGTSRMESPLLRLKNGNLKIVQNNLDSTDDIHNLLCSIKPNYIFHLAGQSNVKLSWEDKEGTFYANVNKTIFLLDACVKYQQENPRMRILTVGSSEEYGKVESSELPIKETTILRPMSPYGASKAAVSMLIQQYHKAHGLNVIHVRPFNHIGPGQSLGFVVPDFTKQLVQIEKGEKEKVLKVGNLSAMRDFTDVRDIVEGYYELVLYGKLGEIYNICSGDGVSINEILNKLIELSSSNAIVEVCESKIRPIDIPNYIGENSKIKSDTDWIPKYEIIRTLEDSLNEGRSRK; encoded by the coding sequence ATGAGAGCATTAATTACGGGAGTTATGGGTTTTGTAGGTAAATATTTAGCAGAGCACTTATTGTCACAAGGAATAGAGGTATGGGGGACTTCACGAATGGAATCCCCTTTGCTTCGTTTAAAAAACGGCAACTTAAAAATAGTACAGAATAATTTAGACAGCACAGACGATATTCACAACCTGCTTTGCTCGATTAAACCGAACTACATTTTCCATTTAGCAGGCCAAAGCAATGTAAAACTTTCATGGGAAGATAAAGAAGGCACATTTTATGCAAATGTAAATAAAACTATTTTTTTATTAGATGCGTGTGTGAAATACCAGCAAGAGAATCCAAGAATGCGAATATTAACAGTAGGTTCTTCAGAGGAATATGGGAAAGTGGAGTCAAGCGAGCTACCAATTAAAGAAACGACAATTCTACGACCTATGAGTCCTTATGGTGCTTCAAAGGCAGCGGTTTCAATGTTAATCCAACAATATCATAAAGCTCATGGATTAAATGTCATTCATGTTAGACCATTTAATCATATTGGTCCTGGACAATCTTTAGGATTTGTAGTTCCTGATTTTACAAAACAATTAGTTCAAATTGAAAAAGGGGAAAAAGAGAAGGTATTAAAAGTTGGAAATTTATCAGCAATGCGAGACTTTACGGATGTAAGAGATATAGTTGAAGGTTATTACGAATTGGTTTTATATGGAAAGTTAGGAGAAATTTATAATATTTGTTCTGGAGATGGAGTTTCAATTAATGAGATATTAAATAAATTGATTGAATTATCTTCATCCAATGCGATAGTAGAAGTTTGTGAATCTAAAATTAGACCAATTGATATTCCAAACTATATTGGAGAGAATTCAAAAATAAAATCTGATACTGACTGGATTCCTAAATATGAAATAATACGAACTTTAGAGGATTCATTAAACGAAGGAAGAAGTCGTAAATAG
- a CDS encoding ABC transporter permease: MYQGKIHELKQIAKLTIELSKSDLKNRYVGSILGVLWGFIQPLITILIFWFVFQVGFKSMPIDDFPFILWLLCAMIPWFFFSDGLNGATNSIIENSYLVKKMNFKVGILPIVKILSAFYIHIFFIVFLFFMFFIYGYDFSIYNLQIVYYLIASILLLLGFSYLTSSLVIFLKDIGHFVNMVLQFCFWITPIFWSIDILPEKYIFLIKLNPIYYITEGYRSSLVYHQWFWEKPNLTLYFWAFTLLNIIVGFYVYRKLRAHFADVL; encoded by the coding sequence ATGTACCAAGGAAAAATACACGAATTAAAGCAAATAGCTAAATTGACAATAGAATTATCTAAAAGTGATTTAAAAAATAGATATGTAGGCTCTATACTAGGAGTTTTGTGGGGATTTATTCAACCTTTAATAACAATTTTGATTTTTTGGTTTGTTTTTCAAGTAGGCTTTAAGTCGATGCCTATTGATGATTTTCCATTTATATTATGGCTATTGTGTGCAATGATACCATGGTTCTTTTTTTCTGATGGATTAAATGGTGCTACGAATTCAATAATAGAAAATAGTTATTTAGTTAAGAAAATGAATTTCAAAGTCGGAATATTACCGATAGTAAAAATACTATCTGCATTTTATATACATATATTTTTTATTGTATTTTTATTTTTTATGTTTTTCATTTACGGGTACGATTTTAGTATTTACAACTTGCAAATAGTGTATTACTTAATAGCTTCAATCTTGCTGTTATTGGGTTTTTCCTACCTAACTTCAAGTCTAGTCATATTTTTAAAAGATATTGGTCATTTTGTAAATATGGTATTACAGTTTTGTTTTTGGATCACTCCAATATTTTGGTCAATAGATATACTTCCGGAGAAATATATATTTTTAATAAAATTAAATCCGATATATTACATTACAGAAGGGTATAGATCCTCCTTAGTATACCACCAATGGTTTTGGGAGAAGCCGAATCTTACTTTATATTTTTGGGCATTTACCTTATTAAATATAATTGTTGGTTTTTATGTATATAGGAAATTAAGAGCACATTTTGCAGACGTATTATAG
- a CDS encoding mannose-1-phosphate guanylyltransferase/mannose-6-phosphate isomerase, with protein MINVILCGGNGTRLWPISRTLFPKQFSKFGNTSFFQDTVLRNSKFSSKHLIITNLDQQFLAKDQLSEIQNFTSSYILEPIGRNTASAIALACHSLDRDEIILVTPSDHRIQNEQEYEKIIDQGKKLAEEGYIVTFGIKPTHPETGYGYIQANNNSVVSFKEKPNLEVATQYIDTGNYYWNSGMFMFNSGKFLSELKKYAPEIYTKTKEAFVSAEKYDQNIVIQHEKMMSIPDVSVDYAVMEKSDSIKIIPSDIGWSDMGSFESLYENLDLPKDNHGNISKNKNINVNSKKNLILSNKTVATIGIEDLIIVDTPDALLVSSKGFSHEVKEVVNQLKVENPNLVNVHLTAHRPWGVYTILEEGPSYKIKKIIVSPGKKLSLQKHHHRNEHWVVVSGTANVTIGENEFIVRPNESTYIKMGEVHRLQNSGKIDLVLIEVQVGEYLEEDDIFRIEDDFNRD; from the coding sequence TTGATAAATGTAATATTATGTGGTGGAAATGGTACAAGACTTTGGCCAATATCTCGTACGTTATTTCCGAAACAATTTAGTAAGTTTGGCAACACCTCTTTCTTTCAAGACACAGTTTTAAGAAATTCAAAATTTTCTTCAAAACATCTAATTATCACCAATTTAGACCAACAATTTTTGGCTAAAGATCAATTGAGTGAAATTCAAAATTTTACATCTAGTTATATTTTAGAGCCAATAGGAAGAAATACAGCATCAGCAATAGCCCTAGCTTGTCATAGTTTAGATAGAGATGAAATCATATTAGTTACTCCATCAGACCATCGCATTCAAAATGAACAAGAATATGAAAAAATTATCGATCAAGGAAAAAAATTAGCAGAAGAGGGTTATATAGTTACATTTGGAATTAAGCCTACACATCCAGAGACAGGATATGGATATATTCAAGCAAATAATAACTCGGTAGTTTCATTTAAAGAAAAACCTAATTTAGAAGTTGCTACACAATACATTGATACAGGTAATTATTATTGGAATAGTGGAATGTTTATGTTTAATTCAGGTAAATTCTTAAGTGAGTTAAAGAAATATGCTCCAGAAATATATACTAAAACTAAAGAAGCTTTTGTATCTGCTGAAAAATATGATCAAAACATTGTTATTCAACACGAAAAAATGATGAGTATCCCTGATGTTAGTGTAGATTATGCAGTAATGGAAAAATCCGATTCTATAAAAATAATACCCTCGGATATAGGTTGGTCGGATATGGGAAGCTTTGAATCATTATATGAAAACTTAGATTTACCTAAAGATAATCACGGGAATATTTCAAAAAATAAAAATATTAATGTGAATTCTAAAAAAAACTTAATACTATCAAATAAAACAGTAGCCACAATTGGTATTGAAGATTTAATTATAGTAGATACACCAGATGCATTATTGGTAAGTTCAAAAGGATTTTCCCATGAAGTAAAAGAAGTTGTCAATCAATTGAAGGTTGAAAACCCAAACTTGGTAAATGTTCATTTAACTGCACATCGTCCATGGGGGGTCTACACAATTTTAGAAGAAGGTCCTAGCTATAAAATTAAAAAAATAATTGTTAGTCCTGGAAAAAAACTTTCACTACAAAAACATCATCATCGAAATGAACACTGGGTTGTTGTTAGTGGTACGGCAAATGTGACTATAGGTGAAAATGAATTTATCGTAAGACCTAACGAATCAACTTATATAAAAATGGGAGAAGTGCATCGTCTACAAAATTCAGGAAAAATAGATTTAGTACTAATTGAGGTTCAAGTGGGAGAATATTTGGAAGAAGATGATATTTTTCGTATTGAAGATGATTTCAATAGAGATTAA
- a CDS encoding glycosyltransferase, producing MDFTGERFIPNVIEEDDEIKSEHLQRYQSIKDLVKGKVVLDAACGEGYGSDILANQAQKIYGIDIDSESISHAEQKYIKPNLQFLTGSIDKLPFEDSFFDIIISFETIEHVEEYVQNLFLKEIKRVMKEDGILIISTPNKKIYTDERKYKNPFHVKEFYEEEFYGFLKPHFNSVEFFYQLKENVHVLSRKNGTILNNLDSDANIGDNGKYIIAICSDLTDQEYNINSVIIENGKYKKSINRIVTLQDEVESRNNHIAFQDKEILEKNSSINLIEKEKNEYKIQLNNMIEELEVVKKKEKNEYEIRFNNIIKELESVKKVEIDSLKNQIIQGEEQNENLREKERMLNNIFESDGWKILLKYYKWRDKILPSTGKSRLFVKLFKKIIVNRNFKLLNKENVKKFIYYTKNQNFSMLESRVDDYIERNTSDASELKLAITQIEQEYHQITFKRYPSPTVSIVIPVYNQWDYTYSCLKSILTNTDQVSYEIIIADDMSTDETTRISEYVENIKVVRDGENRGFLLNCNNATKYAEGKFILFLNNDTQVQEGWLDSLVELIESDSQIGMVGSKLVYPDGRLQEAGGIIWNDASGWNFGRLDDPAKSEYNYVKEVDYISGAAIMIKKELWEDIGGFDERYVPAYYEDTDLAFEVRKHGYKVMYQPKSVVVHFEGISHGTDESSNIKKYQGKNKNVFVKKWEIELQNFHLINGKDVFWARDRSRLSKTIVVVDHYVPHYDKDAGGRCTFQYLKLFRSLGFNVIFIGDNFYRHEPYTSELQALGIEVLYGNNYSKNIEQWFKENGEYLDYVYLNRPHIAIKYIDMARKHTQAKIIYFGLDLHYLRELRNYEVEKNEELLKSSKEWKKIEFDLFSKADVIHVVGSYEQNLLQQEFPNKIIRNLPLFMFNDEEIDIENKSFDSRENILFVGGFNHKPNYDGVLWFVNEIFPNILSAKPNIKFYIVGSNPPNDIMALNSKNIIVTGYVTEEKLMQYYSDCRIVVVPLRYGAGVKGKVVEATSHHVPIVTTPIGSEGLIDFEQYSLIAKDSEEFSRMVIDLYDDIEMWTNLSMKSKDYISKYFTTNAALEQIKLDIN from the coding sequence ATGGACTTTACTGGAGAAAGATTTATCCCAAATGTTATAGAAGAAGATGATGAAATAAAATCAGAACACTTACAAAGGTATCAATCCATAAAAGATCTGGTAAAAGGGAAAGTTGTATTAGATGCTGCTTGTGGAGAAGGTTATGGTTCGGATATATTGGCAAATCAGGCGCAAAAAATATACGGAATAGATATTGACTCGGAATCAATAAGTCATGCTGAACAAAAATACATTAAACCCAATCTTCAATTCTTAACAGGAAGTATAGATAAACTACCATTCGAGGATAGTTTTTTCGACATTATTATATCTTTTGAAACGATAGAGCATGTTGAAGAATATGTTCAAAATCTTTTTCTAAAAGAAATAAAAAGAGTAATGAAAGAAGATGGAATCTTAATAATCTCTACTCCAAACAAAAAGATATATACTGACGAAAGAAAATACAAAAATCCATTTCATGTAAAAGAATTTTATGAAGAAGAGTTTTATGGATTTTTAAAGCCTCATTTTAATAGTGTTGAATTTTTCTACCAACTAAAAGAAAATGTTCATGTATTGAGTAGAAAAAATGGGACTATATTAAATAATTTAGATTCGGATGCTAATATTGGTGATAACGGTAAATATATAATAGCTATTTGCTCCGATTTAACGGACCAGGAGTATAATATTAACTCAGTAATTATAGAAAACGGGAAATATAAAAAGAGTATTAATAGAATTGTAACACTTCAAGATGAAGTTGAAAGCCGGAACAACCATATAGCCTTTCAAGATAAAGAAATTTTAGAGAAAAATAGTTCAATTAATTTAATCGAAAAAGAAAAAAATGAATATAAAATTCAATTAAATAACATGATTGAAGAATTAGAAGTTGTAAAGAAAAAAGAAAAAAATGAGTATGAAATTCGATTTAATAACATAATTAAAGAGTTAGAAAGTGTAAAAAAAGTAGAAATTGATTCGCTAAAAAATCAAATTATACAAGGCGAAGAACAAAATGAAAACTTAAGAGAAAAAGAAAGAATGTTAAACAATATCTTTGAATCAGATGGTTGGAAAATTCTTTTAAAATACTATAAATGGAGAGATAAAATATTACCTTCTACTGGAAAAAGTAGATTATTTGTTAAGTTGTTCAAAAAGATTATTGTAAATAGAAACTTTAAATTGTTGAATAAAGAAAATGTGAAAAAGTTTATCTACTATACTAAAAATCAAAACTTCTCCATGTTAGAAAGTCGTGTTGACGATTATATTGAGAGAAATACATCTGATGCATCTGAACTTAAACTTGCGATTACACAAATTGAGCAAGAGTATCATCAAATTACTTTTAAAAGGTATCCATCACCAACAGTATCTATTGTTATTCCGGTATACAATCAGTGGGATTACACTTATTCATGTTTAAAATCTATACTCACGAATACAGATCAAGTATCTTATGAAATTATTATTGCAGATGACATGTCAACAGATGAAACAACTAGAATTTCTGAATATGTAGAGAACATTAAGGTAGTTAGAGATGGAGAAAATAGAGGTTTCCTTTTAAATTGTAATAATGCTACAAAGTATGCTGAAGGAAAGTTTATTTTATTCCTCAATAATGACACTCAGGTCCAAGAAGGATGGCTAGATTCGCTAGTCGAATTGATAGAAAGTGATAGCCAAATTGGAATGGTAGGTTCTAAATTAGTTTACCCAGATGGACGACTTCAAGAGGCTGGTGGGATCATTTGGAATGATGCCAGTGGATGGAACTTTGGTAGATTAGATGATCCAGCTAAGTCAGAATATAATTACGTGAAAGAAGTGGACTATATATCTGGTGCAGCAATTATGATTAAAAAAGAACTATGGGAAGATATTGGTGGGTTTGATGAAAGATATGTGCCAGCATATTATGAGGACACAGATTTAGCATTTGAGGTCAGAAAACATGGATACAAAGTGATGTATCAACCAAAATCAGTAGTGGTGCATTTTGAAGGAATATCTCATGGTACCGATGAAAGCAGCAATATTAAGAAATATCAAGGCAAGAATAAAAATGTGTTTGTTAAAAAATGGGAAATTGAATTACAAAACTTTCATTTAATAAATGGAAAAGATGTTTTTTGGGCAAGGGATAGAAGTAGACTTTCGAAAACAATAGTAGTAGTTGACCATTATGTTCCGCACTATGACAAAGATGCAGGTGGAAGATGCACTTTCCAGTATCTAAAGTTATTTAGATCATTAGGGTTTAATGTGATATTCATTGGTGATAATTTTTATCGACACGAGCCATATACTTCCGAACTACAAGCATTAGGGATAGAGGTTTTGTATGGAAATAACTATTCTAAAAATATTGAACAGTGGTTTAAGGAAAATGGAGAATATTTAGACTATGTTTATCTGAATAGACCCCATATAGCTATTAAATATATTGATATGGCAAGAAAACATACTCAAGCAAAAATTATTTACTTTGGGCTTGATTTGCATTATCTAAGAGAACTCAGAAACTATGAAGTAGAAAAAAATGAAGAACTATTAAAGTCATCAAAAGAGTGGAAGAAAATTGAATTTGATTTATTTTCTAAAGCAGATGTGATACATGTAGTAGGCTCTTATGAACAAAATTTGTTGCAACAAGAATTTCCAAATAAAATTATTAGAAATCTACCTTTGTTTATGTTTAATGATGAAGAAATAGATATAGAAAATAAAAGTTTTGATAGTCGAGAAAATATATTATTTGTAGGTGGTTTCAATCATAAGCCTAATTATGATGGTGTACTATGGTTTGTTAATGAAATTTTTCCGAATATACTGAGTGCAAAACCTAATATAAAATTCTACATTGTAGGTTCTAATCCACCTAACGACATAATGGCGCTAAATTCTAAAAATATAATTGTGACGGGTTATGTGACTGAGGAAAAGCTGATGCAATATTATAGCGACTGTAGGATAGTAGTTGTTCCTTTAAGGTATGGAGCTGGTGTAAAAGGTAAAGTAGTTGAGGCGACATCCCATCATGTTCCGATCGTAACAACACCAATAGGATCAGAAGGTTTAATAGATTTTGAGCAGTACTCACTAATTGCAAAGGATAGTGAGGAATTTTCTCGAATGGTTATTGACCTATATGATGATATTGAAATGTGGACCAATCTATCAATGAAATCAAAAGACTATATAAGTAAGTACTTTACAACTAATGCAGCCCTTGAACAGATTAAGTTAGATATTAATTAG
- a CDS encoding ABC transporter ATP-binding protein: MENFAIVASKVTKKYKLYDKPIDRLKDSLSFSKKESYSREFYALNDINFDIKKGESVGIIGKNGSGKSTLLKIITGVLTPTSGYIKVDGKISAILELGAGFNPDYTGLQNIFLSGTIMGYSKEQMESKIPEIIEFADIGEFINQPVKNYSSGMYVRLAFSVAISVDPDILIVDEALSVGDIRFQQKCLRKIEDMKKNKTILFVSHDLLQLKKFCDRLIWINEGHLQDSGDPEDISKKYQAFMAGSTLDNYVEDELNDIQTKSTEIDPIDKSLQMFGDNKAKILGISMFDDKKNKIFQTEMGERVNISINVSYKEVLQNPIIGFSVKDRIGNIVTQTNTFAIKQSMTDTFANKNYIYNFEFIVPPLKRGNYSISPAVASGTQLEHTQHCWVHDALIIKVDDKQDHDLEGFMVLDNVSFDAIQK; the protein is encoded by the coding sequence ATGGAAAATTTCGCAATTGTCGCAAGTAAAGTTACTAAAAAATACAAACTATATGATAAACCTATTGATAGACTAAAAGATTCATTAAGTTTTTCAAAAAAAGAAAGTTATTCAAGAGAATTTTATGCTTTAAATGATATAAACTTTGATATTAAAAAAGGCGAATCCGTTGGTATTATAGGTAAAAATGGATCTGGGAAATCTACATTACTCAAAATAATTACAGGGGTTCTAACTCCAACGTCAGGTTATATAAAAGTGGATGGAAAAATTTCTGCGATTTTGGAATTAGGAGCAGGGTTTAATCCGGATTACACTGGACTTCAGAATATCTTTTTAAGCGGAACAATCATGGGGTATTCAAAAGAGCAAATGGAGAGTAAGATACCAGAGATAATTGAGTTTGCTGATATTGGAGAGTTTATTAATCAACCTGTAAAAAACTATTCCAGTGGTATGTATGTCAGATTAGCGTTTTCGGTAGCCATAAGTGTTGATCCAGATATACTTATCGTGGATGAAGCTTTAAGTGTAGGCGATATTAGATTCCAACAAAAATGCTTAAGAAAAATAGAAGATATGAAGAAAAATAAAACTATCTTATTTGTTTCGCATGACCTCCTACAATTAAAAAAATTCTGTGATAGACTTATTTGGATAAATGAAGGTCATCTACAAGATTCTGGAGACCCAGAGGACATATCCAAGAAGTACCAAGCATTTATGGCAGGGAGTACTTTAGATAATTATGTGGAAGATGAATTAAATGATATACAGACTAAATCTACAGAAATTGATCCGATTGACAAAAGCCTTCAAATGTTTGGAGATAATAAAGCAAAAATACTAGGAATAAGTATGTTTGATGATAAAAAAAATAAGATTTTTCAAACAGAGATGGGCGAAAGAGTAAATATTTCCATAAATGTGAGTTATAAAGAGGTCTTACAGAATCCGATAATTGGATTTAGTGTAAAAGATAGGATTGGTAATATTGTGACTCAAACAAATACATTTGCTATAAAGCAATCTATGACAGATACTTTTGCAAACAAAAATTACATTTATAATTTTGAATTCATAGTACCACCATTAAAAAGAGGTAATTATTCAATTTCACCTGCCGTTGCATCGGGAACTCAACTTGAGCATACACAGCACTGTTGGGTTCATGATGCACTAATAATAAAAGTAGATGATAAGCAAGATCATGATTTAGAGGGGTTTATGGTTCTAGATAACGTATCTTTCGATGCAATACAAAAATAA
- a CDS encoding O-antigen ligase family protein → MSYTLHRNVRIKRDEKEDQRSQQRIDKWIFYILITAIIFIPLLIGGHVTEVVSPLIADVDRLISGGQIDFFTFYKFIALVTLTIAAVCLFLYKLFFLNYFLPKRPILWFFTIFLVAVLLSTILSPNKSIALLGQYNRSDGGISYICYILLMFVAMHIKYPKKVIEYVLYSFYPLVIVNFILTTMNFTGHDALTYSLVKNAMTAFSPEIVIGDNSKLIGTLNHWNYMSGMFALVTVMYLSWIVIDTNKLRRLINLVAALLSFTTMLIGMSSSGFVTFVCITPLVLWIAIRSTNKKMAFISLAIFYVLALPVFHVLSVKDPKVWDESVGFFLPENPYVVELPKDTSLKEINDWHVSKFFFSTVFAADAAFTLPELPKNAWGPGTGRIYIWQKTLQLVSERPLFGYGLDTLIYNFPHYDIEAQGNLNELTIVDKPHNLYVGIVYGTGIIGLFGFLGIVFNIVWVALKKIFSYNKLSSLTIVLCVTWLAFLFQALFNDSLPGTTTPVFIIGGIIMGLIYNDKEALE, encoded by the coding sequence ATGAGTTATACTTTACATAGAAATGTACGTATTAAACGTGATGAAAAAGAAGATCAACGTTCACAACAGCGAATAGATAAATGGATTTTTTATATTTTGATTACGGCTATCATTTTTATACCTTTACTTATTGGAGGACATGTAACAGAGGTAGTGAGTCCCCTGATAGCTGATGTTGATCGACTAATATCAGGTGGGCAAATTGATTTTTTTACATTCTATAAGTTTATAGCACTAGTAACTTTAACTATAGCTGCGGTTTGTTTATTTTTGTATAAGTTATTTTTCTTAAATTATTTTTTACCGAAGCGACCAATATTATGGTTTTTTACTATTTTTTTAGTTGCGGTTTTACTTTCGACTATCCTTTCTCCAAATAAGTCAATAGCATTGCTTGGACAATATAACCGTTCAGATGGTGGGATTTCATACATATGCTACATTTTATTAATGTTTGTTGCAATGCACATTAAATATCCTAAAAAAGTAATAGAATATGTGCTTTATTCCTTTTATCCATTAGTTATAGTTAATTTCATTTTAACCACAATGAATTTTACAGGGCATGATGCACTAACTTATAGTCTTGTTAAAAATGCTATGACGGCCTTTTCTCCAGAGATAGTGATTGGAGATAATTCAAAACTGATAGGTACACTTAATCACTGGAACTATATGAGCGGAATGTTTGCTCTAGTTACAGTTATGTACCTTTCATGGATTGTTATTGATACAAACAAATTACGTAGACTAATTAATTTAGTTGCTGCGCTACTTTCATTTACGACTATGTTAATAGGTATGTCATCAAGCGGTTTTGTTACGTTTGTTTGTATTACTCCGTTAGTATTATGGATTGCAATTAGATCAACTAACAAAAAAATGGCATTCATATCCCTAGCTATTTTTTATGTTTTAGCGTTGCCTGTCTTCCATGTATTGTCGGTTAAAGATCCCAAAGTCTGGGATGAGTCAGTGGGATTCTTTCTTCCAGAAAATCCTTACGTTGTTGAACTGCCAAAAGATACTTCGTTAAAAGAGATTAATGATTGGCATGTTTCAAAATTTTTCTTTAGTACTGTATTTGCAGCAGATGCTGCGTTTACATTGCCGGAGTTACCAAAAAATGCGTGGGGACCAGGAACTGGACGTATCTATATTTGGCAGAAAACACTTCAGTTAGTAAGTGAACGGCCTTTGTTTGGCTATGGATTAGATACTCTAATTTATAATTTTCCACACTATGATATTGAAGCGCAAGGGAATTTAAATGAATTAACTATAGTTGATAAACCGCATAATTTATACGTCGGTATTGTTTATGGGACAGGAATAATCGGGTTATTTGGATTTTTGGGTATTGTCTTTAATATAGTTTGGGTTGCATTAAAAAAAATCTTTAGTTACAACAAATTATCATCACTTACCATAGTTTTGTGCGTTACATGGTTAGCATTTTTATTTCAAGCATTATTTAATGACTCTTTGCCCGGAACTACTACGCCAGTTTTTATTATAGGTGGGATAATAATGGGGCTGATTTACAACGACAAAGAAGCTTTGGAGTAA